The Henckelia pumila isolate YLH828 chromosome 2, ASM3356847v2, whole genome shotgun sequence genome includes a window with the following:
- the LOC140880462 gene encoding probable ubiquitin-conjugating enzyme E2 18 yields the protein MNSSSASSRKALSKIACNRLQKELVEWQVNPPAGFKHKVTDNLQSWVIEVNGAPGTLYAGETYQLQVDFPEHYPMEAPQVIFVPPAPLHPHIYSNGHICLDILYDSWSPAMTVSSICISILSMLSSSTVKQHPADNDRYVKNCKNGRSPKETRWWFHDDKV from the exons ATGAACTCCTCATCCGCTTCTTCACGCAAG GCGTTGAGCAAGATCGCATGTAATCGGTTGCAGAAAGAGTTGGTGGAGTGGCAGGTGAATCCGCCCGCGGGATTCAAGCACAAAGTCACTGATAATCTTCAAAG TTGGGTGATTGAAGTCAACGGTGCTCCGGGAACGTTGTATGCTGGAGAAACCTACCAGCTTCAGGTTGATTTTCCGGAGCATTATCCGATGGAGGCTCCGCAG GTTATTTTTGTCCCCCCTGCTCCTCTTCATCCCCACATTTACAGCAATGGCCATATATGCTTAG aTATTTTATATGATTCCTGGTCCCCGGCAATGACTGTTAGTTCAATTTGCATCAGCATTCTCTCTATGCTATCAAGCTCTACAGTGAAG CAACATCCAGCCGATAACGATCGCTACGTGAAGAACTGTAAGAATGGAAGATCTCCCAAGGAGACGAGATGGTGGTTCCACGACGACAAAGTCTAA
- the LOC140877645 gene encoding uncharacterized protein: MITMNSSIPRPSLPNHLLSTRWPPNQRIKPVRFFRFESFCGNLSSCFLVKAVHADGVGVVYPDDSVSDRNASLEVQPEDEVDGVVNGAPVTHAEEAHEANNEIRLKKSREPGENDVNSRFKLRNGREVFEERAYIVGVTRRGEDTDGDGSFGIEDSLSELEQLADTAGLTVVGSTYQKLTTPNSRTYIGSGKVAEIKSAIHAFDVETVIFDDELSPGQLRNLEKAFGVDVRVCDRTALILDIFNQRAATREASLQVSLAQMEYQLPRLTRMWTHLERQAGGQVKGMGEKQIEVDKRILRDQIAALKKEIESVRKHRKQYRNRRVAVPVPVVSLVGYTNAGKSTLLNRLTGADVLAEDKLFATLDPTTRRVQMKNGKEFLLTDTVGFIQKLPTTLVAAFRATLEEISESSLLVHVVDISHPLAELQIEAVDKVLSELEASSIPKLIVWNKVDNAKDPEKIKSEAKRNVDVVCISALTGEGLDDFCNAVQEKLKDMMVWVEALIPFDKGELLSTIHHVGMVEKIEYVENGALVRAHVPLRFARLLTPMRQTCVS; encoded by the exons ATGATTACCATGAACTCCTCAATCCCCAGACCTTCCCTCCCAAATCACCTTCTCTCCACGCGATGGCCTCCAAACCAGAGAATCAAACCAGTCCGATTTTTCAGATTCGAAAGTTTCTGTGGAAATCTCAGCTCATGTTTTCTCGTTAAGGCTGTTCACGCGGATGGAGTCGGGGTTGTCTACCCAGACGACTCTGTTTCGGACCGAAACGCTTCGTTGGAGGTTCAACCAGAAGATGAGGTGGATGGAGTTGTCAATGGGGCTCCTGTAACTCACGCGGAAGAAGCTCATGAGGCTAATAATGAAATTCGGTTGAAGAAAAGCAGAGAGCCGGGTGAAAATGATGTCAATAGTAGGTTTAAGTTGCGAAACGGACGAGAG GTGTTTGAAGAGAGGGCTTATATTGTTGGTGTGACAAGGAGAGGTGAAGACACCGATGGCGATGGCTCATTTGGCATAGAGGACTCACTTAGTGAATTAGAGCAGCTAGCTGACACAGCTGGATTAACTGTTGTTGGTTCTACTTATCAAAA GCTAACGACTCCAAATTCGAGGACGTACATAGGATCAGGCAAGGTGGCAGAAATCAAGAGTGCGATTCATGCATTTGATGTGGAGACTGTGATTTTTGATGATGAACTTTCGCCTGG GCAATTGCGAAATCTTGAAAAGGCCTTCGGGGTTGATGTCAGAGTGTGTGATCGCACTGCTCTCATCCTTGATATTTTCAATCAGCGAGCGGCTACACGGGAAGCTTCTTTACAA GTTTCATTGGCTCAGATGGAATATCAATTACCCCGGCTGACAAGAATGTGGACCCACCTTGAGCGTCAAGCTGGTGGCCAAGTGAAGGGTATGGGTGAAAAACAAATTGAAGTTGATAAGCGTATCTTGCGTGACCAG ATAGCCGCTCTCAAGAAAGAGATAGAATCTGTCCGTAAACACCGCAAGCAATACAGGAACAGACGTGTTGCCGTACCTGTTCCGGTTGTTTCTTTG GTTGGGTATACAAATGCTGGAAAGAGTACACTTTTAAATCGATTGACTGGAGCTGATGTTCTTGCTGAGGACAAGTTATTTGCAACTCTTGATCCTACTACAAGAAGGGTACAG ATGAAGAACGGGAAGGAGTTTCTTCTAACTGATACAGTGGGCTTCATTCAAAAGTTACCAACAACGCTG GTGGCTGCGTTTAGGGCAACATTAgaagaaatatctgagtcatcaCTTCTGGTGCATGTCGTAGATATTAG CCATCCACTGGCAGAGCTTCAGATAGAGGCTGTGGACAAAGTTCTCTCAGAGCTTGAAGCATCGTCTATACCAAAGTTAATTGTGTGGAACAAG GTTGATAATGCGAAGGACCCTGAAAAAATCAAATCTGAAGCCAAGAGAAATGTAGATGTTGTATGCATATCTGCTTTAACGGGTGAAGGGTTGGATGACTTCTGTAATGCAGTTCAAGAAAAATTAAAG GATATGATGGTGTGGGTCGAAGCTCTAATTCCCTTTGATAAAGGAGAACTGTTAAGCACTATACACCACGTTGGAATGGTTGAGAAAATT GAATATGTCGAGAATGGAGCTTTAGTTAGAGCTCATGTTCCACTCCGGTTTGCAAGGCTTCTCACACCAATGAGACAAACTTGTGTTTCATAG